In Drosophila yakuba strain Tai18E2 chromosome X, Prin_Dyak_Tai18E2_2.1, whole genome shotgun sequence, a single genomic region encodes these proteins:
- the LOC6524255 gene encoding uncharacterized protein LOC6524255: MNPFRPNQGPNFRIRLNLDRMPGEIERIMQRSINRSADRRRITHMPRIRLRVDHQRDVDRFMLNMRILLQRQRTDFNLGAGDSIDVWNWREPSLPTGLMGEGDGDGDGYGDDVNANDRPLRALPPTA; the protein is encoded by the coding sequence ATGAATCCATTTCGGCCAAATCAAGGTCCGAATTTCCGCATTCGCCTGAATTTAGATCGCATGCCGGGCGAAATAGAGCGCATTATGCAACGATCGATCAACCGATCGGCAGATAGACGTCGAATCACCCACATGCCACGAATCCGATTGCGCGTCGATCATCAACGAGATGTGGATCGCTTTATGCTCAATATGCGTATACTGCTGCAACGACAGAGGACGGACTTCAATCTGGGAGCCGGCGATAGTATCGACGTGTGGAACTGGAGGGAGCCTTCGCTGCCCACCGGTTTGATGGGCGAgggcgatggtgatggcgatggctatGGTGATGACGTAAATGCAAATGATCGACCACTGCGAGCACTCCCACCAACCGCCTAG
- the LOC6524258 gene encoding uncharacterized protein LOC6524258, whose protein sequence is MLRFGQQLMLLAMACFALQMAHGWLLTLPKLEAKLEAKEAKDEAMLDWFEGKKQKELLKKLDFLNLFTEKEEAKLEKKENEWEKFKQWWDEKKEKELAFFEAKKEKELAFFDGKLSKKSGKKSKSKKTTVKPCYGYQDQDTARYYSGEATESEYEESEEVTEKPSRKSYERKSYDRRTYSLPTIYDVRDDSAEGTRYFT, encoded by the exons ATGCTGAGATTTGGACAACAACTAATGCTGCTGGCGATGGCCTGTTTTG CTCTGCAGATGGCCCACGGATGGCTTTTGACGCTACCCAAGCTCGAGGCGAAACTAGAAGCCAAAGAGGCCAAGGATGAGGCAATGCTGGATTGGTTCGAGGGCAAGAAGCAGAAGGAGCTGCTCAAGAAGCTGGATTTCCTCAATTTGTTCACCGAAAAGGAGGAGGCCAAGCTGGAGAAGAAGGAGAACGAGTGGGAGAAGTTCAAGCAGTGGTGGGacgaaaagaaagaaaaggagcTGGCCTTTTTCGAGGccaaaaaggagaaggagctgGCCTTTTTCGATGGCAAGTTGTCCAAGAAGTCGGGCAAAAAGAGCAAGTCCAAGAAGACCACAGTAAAGCCTTGCTATGGCTACCAGGACCAGGACACTGCTAGATACTACTCAGGGGAGGCGACCGAGTCGGAATACGAGGAGTCCGAGGAAGTTACGGAAAAACCTAGCCGAAAGAGCTACGAGCGCAAGAGCTACGACAGACGAACCTATTCTCTCCCCACAATTTACGATGTGAGGGACGATTCTGCGGAGGGCACTCGCTACTTTACCTGA
- the LOC26534815 gene encoding uncharacterized protein LOC26534815 has product MSGLNLLFIALLSLMMSVAWTFPSQSLNVANTSSTRKQIIKDFVAKVQELIKILMHDLLKLPVTR; this is encoded by the exons ATGTCAGGGCTGAATTTACTGTTCATTGCCCTGCTCAGCC TGATGATGTCAGTGGCCTGGACTTTCCCCAGTCAGTCCTTAAATGTGGCGAACACGTCGTCAACGAGAAAGCAGATCATCAAAGATTTTGTGGCTAAAGTTCAGGAATTGATAAAGATATTAATGCACGATTTGTTGAAACTTCCGGTTACGAGATAA
- the LOC6524257 gene encoding mucin-5AC, whose translation MLPSRNHLIAFVVVTTLVCLTVGQESSFLASITSSNNQQRSANGTSLNNETITINISEIIAAAEAASNATESPTTTPTTTEATSTVSASSSTTQAGITTSTEVFTSTQSTSTTLADTSTTPNTPTTTTQTSTTTSQSTATQAPTTIEPTITTTQASTTTQLSITSNSTTITTPLSSTTTTQTSTGTPETTTASSTISTTQAPTTTEPQSSTVVQTSTTTLQPTTLTTTQSTSTTSTQVPTTTTTQSTSTATTTSKTTPQSIPTTTTQSSTTSPQSTTTTTPQPTTTTVPTTTTTTTPQPTTTTVPTTTTTTVPTTTTTTVPTTTTTTVPSTTTTVPTTTTTTQTSTTSQSDITTTPAATTTTERATTTVAESTTTSTTTTSSTPIAYTVYTMEPYPNIYGRSNEISKPQRKLRRGRKGRRGRRPRRRTTPAPLTSSTTTTTTVRTTLGAFDDFSEDYDDLVLNSNNVLEPFPQLPLNLGNIDNNRIPK comes from the exons ATGCTGCCGTCACGTAATCATTTAATTGCCTTCGTTGTGGTGACAACATTAG TCTGTTTAACAGTGGGCCAGGAGTCGTCGTTTCTGGCCTCAATAACTAGTTCAAACAACCAACAGCGGTCGGCAAACGGAACTAGCTTAAACAACGAAACCATTACAATTAACATTAGTGAAATAATTgcagcagctgaagcagcATCAAATGCCACAGAATCCCCCACCACTACCCCGACAACTACAGAAGCTACATCAACAGTGTCAGCAAGCTCGTCCACTACACAAGCAGGTATCACCACATCCACAGAAGTATTCACAAGCACACAGTCGACATCGACCACTTTGGCAGACACATCCACCACACCAAACACTCCAACTACTACAACACAAACTTCAACCACGACATCACAATCAACAGCGACACAAGCTCCAACAACAATAGAGCCAACCATAACAACGACACAAGcttcaacaacaacacaactGTCTATCACTAGTAATTCAACAACCATTACAACACCCCTAAGCTCAACAACAACTACTCAGACTTCAACGGGAACACCGGAAACAACTACAGCATCTTCCACAATATCTACTACAcaagcaccaacaacaacagaaccACAATCTTCAACAGTCGTTCAAActtcaacaacaacactaCAACCCACAACTTTAACTACGACGCAATCAACTTCTACAACATCTACACAAGTtccgacaacaacaaccacacaGTCAACGTCCACAGCTACAACAACTTCAAAGACTACACCACAATCCATTCCAACAACTACAACTCAAAGCTCGACAACTTCACCACAatccacaacaacaactactcCACAAcctacaacaacaactgtaccgacaacgacaacaacaactactcCACAAcctacaacaacaactgtacctacaacgacaacaacaactgtacctacaacgacaaccacaacTGTACCTacaacgacaaccacaactgtaccttcaacaacaacaactgtacCTACAACGACAACAACTACACAAACATCAACAACATCACAGTCCGATATAACAACCACTCCAGCAGCAACGACCACCACTgaaagagcaacaacaacagttgCTGAGAGCACCAccacatcaacaacaacaaccagctCAACACCAATTGCTTACACCGTTTACACCATGGAGCCATATCCGAATATATATGGCCGATCGAACGAGATAAGCAAGCCACAGCGAAAGTTGCGAAGGGGGCGTAAAGGGCGCAGAGGTAGGAGACCTCGTCGTCGCACCACCCCGGCACCACTGACAtccagcaccaccacaacaaccacCGTCAGGACGACGTTGGGTGCCTTTGACGACTTCAGCGAGGACTACGACGATCTCGTCCTCAACTCGAACAATGTATTGGAACCATTTCCGCAGTTACCCCTTAATTTGGGAAATATCGACAATAATAGAATCCCCAAGTAA
- the LOC6524256 gene encoding uncharacterized protein LOC6524256 — protein sequence MFNKTIVIALLVCACYLGTIEARPGLTDVVSGPAGQIAGPLALGALTGGAGGIASSLPAQLTSALGQPGPLAQGLGGITG from the exons ATGTTCAACAAAACGATTGTCATAGCCCTCCTTGTGTGCG CCTGTTACCTTGGCACCATTGAGGCTCGCCCCGGACTTACCGATGTGGTCTCTGGACCAGCTGGACAGATAGCCGGGCCATTGGCACTTGGAGCTCTAACTGGAGGTGCTGGAGGAATAGCTAGTTCCCTTCCTGCTCAATTGACTAGTGCTCTTGGCCAGCCAGGACCTTTGGCTCAAGGACTTGGAGGAATTACCGGATAA